Genomic DNA from Nicotiana tabacum cultivar K326 chromosome 21, ASM71507v2, whole genome shotgun sequence:
cataaaaataattgggctccgtacttttcaattttatagctcatatttcaatttacaaccaactaacccaaaaataataggctaagattcaacatccatCTCCAACGGGTTctcgaaattactatttaatttttaaaaaagattacTCAAGTTTTTAATTTAACTTTTGaatcagtaactgtgactcaatattagttcaacaaaccaaatccatttgggtggtgaaaattagatttttaacaagcttaaatatgtgggtttaaatttagaatttgattttgtgagaattttggagtgggtattatttagacttgttagaaatagtataatgAGGTTGTATatgaaatttgaagtcatttaatggagatttggactggttttgaacagGAATTATAACTGAAAATCGTGAAAGAAATTCGTCTACAAACACTTGTATAAAGGTATATAAAagtatataatagtgtataagatgtgtttatacactcatatacactatatacaagattatacataattatacaaaaaactgacttcgtcttcttccttgcgtcttttatgaaatttcactcaaatcttgctcaaatctactccaaatcacttcaaatttaaattttgaactctttttgatattttcaaaccaactaacaaactcaaaaaatcctaTTTTTGAAACCAAAGCTTTGAATGGCCTTCAATGctggacttctactcttcaattgTCTTACATTGCAACTAGGTGACACAGGGAGAGAAGCAGTAATGACGGACggccccttgaagcatatgtagaagatgtgagaagaagagagagtgaaagccaaaaaaaaaaaaattaccgtTACTAATTTAATATAGACTAATGGGtgcaaagaaaatttcaaaatatgtacaacgTGGGTCAAACTAGATTAGTGCTTCAAATATGGGTCATTTTTGGATGAACTGTAGACCCAAGTGATATCTCATATAATTTTGTCAATAAAAATTACTTATCAAAAATCGTAACTTTCATTAGGTAATTtaagtaaaattaaacaaaaaaataaatgaacaaaTCATTTTTGAGCTGAAATACTACAAGACAAATGAAAAACTTTGGTCTTTCTTGTCGGATGACTCCGTTTTGCACCTCACCTTACGTTTGACCTCCATTctttacatatatttatatttgtcTTGGTGAGTGCACCTAATAATTAGAGAATGGAAGTTAATTCCTAATTATAAATTAAGTGTGATTTAGTTTGAGTTTTCCATTCCTTATATATGTAATAGTATAAGAGGCCCGAATAATAGGCTATGTAGTCTACTCAAAGCGTAAAATTCACGTACAAAGACAAAGCTAAGAGAATATGTTTTCAACTCGAGAATATTTTCTCAGGAATCATCACGTTATCgggattaaaataataattttctatTTAGTTATTAATTACTAACTAATACTGATATACATTTTATTCAAAAATCTTATATTATCTATCCCATATAAGATGTGCAACTATAATTTTGGGATAACGTTCCCTGAATATTAAttctttttcatatttattttttccttttcctccTCATCTAaccattttgttttttttctagTAACCTATAGCTACGAAATTGGCCATAGAAGATTAATCTATTTATATCATTGTAAAGAAATAGTAGGATTATTAAAGTTGAGCAATCATAGTTTGGTCAAAATCTTGTCATTATTTATTGTGCAGAGGGAAAACCATGTGAATGATAGCGTGATTACAGGAACTTTGATAAGAAAGAATCTAAGTGCAATACTTTTTCCCTTCCTACATGATACCTATTGACCTATTaatctttccttaattaaccaCTTAATCTACCTTAAAAACAAGATTTCATAAGTTAATTACTTAGAATTATCTATTATTGTAAGTCAACTTAACTTAATAGCGTAAAAGAGAAGAAGATAGGTTACCATATCGGCTTAATATGCAAAATTAATTGTTGTAAACACTAAAATTGTTCGTCTCAAACGTTAATTCCTAAAAGATATACTCTATGTTTTATTTTTCCGTGACACTATTACTGTTTGAGGAGACAaaacaattatttttaaattattgaaaCAAATAAAACAGAAACAAGTGGATATCACTAGAATTGCCCACCTATTAACCTAAGTATCATTGATGAACAAAGCTGGGAAAAGGAATAAGGGGACTTCTCAGTGCTCCAacttgtatttttaattaaaaaactaaTAATGGAATTCTTTGTCATAGACTCATAGTATATACTCTATAGTCCCTCCCTTTAGAAATATAACTAgctaaatattaataattttaaaatatctgacctattaaatttaatttttaattccgCCTCTAATCCTTACCACATTAGATGGAGCTGAGGGAATTCCATTTCCATTGGGCCTTGAGAAGTTAGCTTTTTAATCGAAGCCCAGGGAAGTTTGTGATGGACCTAATGGTTTGTCGTTGAAAAGCTTTgggcttttttcacttttagtcagtaccagaaattatttatattcggtagccaaaaaaattgtataaaatttatataatttttacatataatatacataatgtagatatatgtaaaaaaaaaaaaatattttttggctattattttgaCAACGGTTATATAATGTCATTTTCCCAAAAGCTTTTGGAGAAGCAACAGCTCAACCCAAGCCACAATAAAAGGAAGTAgacaattttttaaatattaattattgatAAAGTGTGGATTATAGTACTTCTATGCAATTTTGAGGTATAAATTttactttttataaattaaaGAAGTGATATACAATCCAAATGATATATTAGATGAGTTTTTAACTTATATACTTCAAAATTGGTCATTCTTTTTTACTTAGTTGgtatgaaaaattaaaatatactTCCTCCAATTCTATGTACTTGTCattttattctttggcatattcTTTAAGAAATATTAACTAATAATAAGCGTTACTTGACTAAATTGTCATTGTTCTTTGACCtctcaatttttatatttttttctacaACATCTAATTACACCGTTAGTGatactattttaatattttttttatattttaaacaaataaatattttgaaacaaTTATAATTAGCTGAGTCATTTTTTATAGAGAGAGATTTATCCTCTAAAGTGAATTTTATTGGGTGAATTTGGATTAGTCGGACtgccaaaaaaggaaaaaagaattcTATAATGAAATAGAAAAAGGTCATAAAATAGGAAGGTGTAGTGTTATTGGTCTGCAGCTGGAAAGCCATCAAATTAGGATAAAAAAATCTACCGGCCACTGTTACGTTACGCGCCGAGTCCGTGTACGAAATGCGGACACTTCCACTCCATTACATTATCATTTCATTTTCCGCGCAGCATGACTCACACACGACTTGTTTGACGAAATTCCCCTGAGACCGAGAGGCTAAAATTCCCTTTTCATTCCACCGACGCCATAAAATTCCTCTCGTTTTTTgcttcctttgtttttcttttgcccGAGAGAGGAAAATTACGAcaggaaataataaataaataaaaagatgcAGAAGCCGAGGGATCGACGGTCAAGATCCTCAAGACCCATAACTATTCATAGCTTAGCACAATCTGGAGACGTTTTTGCCTTTCAAAAGTTGCTCAATGACAACCCTTCTCTTCTTAATGAACGTAACCCTGTTGTAcgatctctctttctctctctggCTTTATATATCTCTAATATTTGTAGTTTTTGTATTCCTGCAAGAAGCCAAGTTTGCACAAAGAAATGTGTATTAAGGAACCCCTTAGTTATATGATAATGCTTTATGTACGCAATTGGGAGCTACAACCCCCAGAAACTTGGGGCAAGATTAAGAATGCCAACAATGAATATAAAGAGGTTATATATATTAACATTAGCTGAAAAACATATGAATATAACAATATCCTTATGCATCTTCCACTTTTATTGGTTATTAGTTAAAGAGGAAGATGCAGGAGTTTTAGTTTATGGGTTCTGGATCACAATCCTTTTGCTTACTGGGTTTTGAatatattatttatacatattaaatgaattttttaaacaTAAATACATGATTTAAGCCAAAGCTGTTGAGTTCTGCAGAACCCGTAGCTACAATGGTGGCTCCACCTCTGGATGCGTAAGGATATCTGTATCATTCAAATGTTGTTCTGGTTAGGCATATCTTTTCACTAGTCCCTAGGGCTTAATTCAAGTGGCAAAGATTGACGGACTTATGActtaggtcacaggttcgagccgtgCGCCATGTAGACTAAGCTTGGTATTTAAGTAGAAAAGGGTAGAGGAGAGGGCTTGTTATCCTCGAGTTTTGAAGGCTGCGATTGATCCTAATGTTTGGCCTCGGACGAATTTCTCGgtcatcaaaaagaaaaaatatgtgtTCAAGTTGCTAAGTTTGATAATGGCTTATGATGGCCTCAGACCTGATTATGTCTACTTATGGTATTTAAGTAGAGAAGGGTAGAGGAGAGGGCTTATGCACAACTATAGACAAAATCAGCTTACCCGTGTTATAcatatagagtattggttattggaTTTAGAAAAaagatttctttccttttatattctgttgaaagagaaaatcaaaatgTGCTTGCTGACACATAATAATGCAGTTGCTTTGGTAAATGGGTGGGATGAAGGTTAGCTAAATGGTTATTTGTTTTCCTGTTCAATAGAGTTAATTGTACTATGCTAGTGTTGTTTGTGACTGCAGGTACAGGATATCATGGTCAAATGCTGATATATAGCTTTTTATTTGGAGTTATTTCCTGCACTTTTGTTGTTTCATGATTTTAATGATTTACCTAGATATGGAGTTAAATTTGAGGCTAATATAAGTAGTACCTTGGGTTACGATGTCTTTGATCTTTCTTTATTTTAAGTTCCCTTAGGAATTTCCTAGAGAGAGGGAATCAAACAGGATACTGATGGTCTTATAAAAGTTTCAAAGACAGTTGGCTACTGATCATGTTTACCTGGTCATAGTCTTGCAGAAGTTAGATTAGTCGGTTGCTTGTGAAAAGTATTCTCCTTATATTGTTTGCTACTTATCTGGATGCAGATGGTGCAGACGCCTCTTCATGTTGCTGCTGGTTACAATAATGTGGAAATACTCAAGTTTTTACTTGGTTGGCCAGGCCCAGAAAAGGTGGAGTTGGAAGCCAAGAACATGGTACGTGAAGGAATCTATCAATTACATACGGTCGCATTTTCTTTTGGAGCTGACTGGACTTTGTCTCTTGTAACTTCTTGCTTTCTTCTTTTCTGCCTTCTGGTGTTAATATTTTGTGCATTGCAGTATGGAGAGACTCCATTGCACATGGCAGCCAAGAATGGTTGTAATGAAGCCACAAAAGTGCTTCTTGCTCATGGTGCTCATGTTGAAGCCAAAGCCAATGTGTGTATATTTACTGCTTCAATTGTGATTGGACTTGGGGCATGTGTTTCTCAATCTGTtttgattttcattttcatgTGGCTTTTTGCAGAATGGGATGACTCCGTTGCACCTTGCTGTTTGGCATTCACTACGAGCCGAAGACTATTCAACAGTAAAGACATTGTTGGAGTATGACGCGAATTGTAGTGCTGAAGACAATGTACTATAGATTCCATTTATTCAAAAAGGATCATGTTACTTTTCTGGTCATTGCTAATTGTAGAATATGTGAAGTGCAGGAGGGCATGACTCCTATAAATCATCTCTCTCAAGGCCCTGGAAATGAAAAATTGCGTGAACTTCTCCACCGGTATCTTGAAGAACAAAGAAAACGTAAAGCCATTGAAGCATGCAGCCAGACCAAAGCTAAAATGGATGAACTTGAAAATGAATTATCTACAATAGTGGGATTAGACGAACTTAAACTGCAGCTCCGCAAATGGGCAAAGGGGATGCTCTTGGATGAGAGGCGTAAGGCCCTAGGGCTTAAAGTTGGTGCAAGAAGACCGCCCCATATGGCTTTCCTCGGAAACCCTGGAACAGGTAATCAAGTCTATATAATTTACAAAGAAAAGTATATTCCAATACGCACAGcagaggcggagccaggatttaaaacttatgggttcgggattctaatcatttttaagttagtgggttctaaattaataatttgtacatgttTAATGAATTTCATCAAACAAATACAGAGTTTGaaccaaagctactgggttcggccgaacccgtaaCTTGctctctagctccgcccctgacgCACAGCACAATGTTTTACCCATTCTACTTAAAGGAGATGGTGTCAAACTGTTAAGAGGAAGTAAATAAATGAGGTGAAAAAAACTCATCGAAAGAAAGCGCATACCTTGTAGCTCGTGGTTATGTCAGTGATGCTGTTGAATGCAGGATGTGTTTCAGTTTCTCTTTGCCCATTGATATTTGCCTAGCCAACTTATGTGTTTGATATATATTTCTTCTAGGTTGATTTCTTATATTTTCGTGAGGGTATACTATTACAGGAAAAACTATGGTTGCTCGCATTCTTGGAAAATTACTTCATATGGTGGGGATTCTTCCCACTGACAACGTGACCGAGGTGCAGAGAACAGATCTGGTTGGTGAATTTGTTGGTCATACAGGACCGAAGACAAGGAGAAAGGTAAGCTTTTTGTGACTGAAGTTTTTCCATATTCCCATAAATATTTGGCTTCGAGGTGACCAAGTCTAGGGAAAATCTGCAGATCCAAGAAGCTGAAGGGGGGATTCTTTTCGTTGATGAAGCCTATCGATTAATACCTATGCAGAAATCAGATGATAAGGACTATGGTTTGGAAGCACTAGAGGAGATAATGTCAGTCATGGATAGCGGAAAAATTGTAGTAATTTTTGCAGGTTACAGTGAACCAATGAAGCGTGTGATCACTTCTAACGAAGGTTTCTGTAGAAGAGTCACAAAGTTTTTCCAATTTGACAACTTTAGCTCTGAAGACCTTGCCAAGATTCTTCATCTTAAGATGACCAATCAAGCTGATAGTAGCTTGCTATATGGGTTTAAGTTGCATCCTTCATGTACTGTTGACACTGTTTCATCACTTATCAAGGACGAAACCACTGAAAAGCAGCGCAAGGAGATGAATGGAGGTCTAGTGGATCCAATGCTAGTTAATGCAAGAGAGAATTTGGATCTCAGACTCAGTTTTGACTGCATAGACTCAGACGAACTATCAACGATTACTTTAGAGGATTTAAAAACTGGTCTTCAGTTGCTGTCGCAAACAGGAGTTGCAGCTTAGTTCTGACTTCTTTCCAAGCCAAATGGAGCGCAGAACCAATGAGTTGCCATAGAAGTTAATCAAGTTATACGTGACTTTGTGAGAAAGTTATAGAGATTGCCATATATTGGTGGCGTCGACCTTGTAATGGATACTAGCTAGAGGTAGATTAGCTCAGGCCTGCAGGTCTGTTGTCCGCGGATTACTTCCTCATGAATTTCTCTCTTTTCGCATATTGCAACCTTGTATTAGTTAGTTCATTAAATTTGTTAAATATCCATTTAAATTCTTCATTGTACTTGGGAAATTCTTTTTGTACTTTTGTTATAGGTTGCTGGCTGTTGCAGGTTGGACAAAAATTATTGTACTGTACTAACTAATCATCCTTATATTGTTCAGCGACTATATATGTATTATCAGGGTTCCATCTTGTCTGCTACTGCTAGTGATACACAATGACAAGTTTAGTATTTACTTTTAAGAATTGCCAATAAAATAACatctcaaataaaaaaaatatactatGAGTTTAGTAAGTCTTAGCTTGTGAAGCACCCAAGATGTGGCCCAGTGGTTAATGAAGTgggtgagaaccatgaggtctcatgTTTAAATTCCAGCGGAGgcaaatactaggtgatttcttccatctatccaagccttggtggatagagttaccgAGTTGCGCGCAAGCGCATTTGATAAAGAAAGTAAGCATACATATCATAATCACGTATTTTAAGGTAAAACATGTATCTCTATaattgtttaaatattatgtttcaaGGACGGATAACCGCTactattttaaagaaaaattacaaactttaaattatctttaaaataaatatatttatatgttgattCTCATATTATGGATAACAGATATGTCAGtactaatttttaaaaaaaacttacaCATCTTAAATTatctataaaataaatatatttatatagtattaATTTTCATGACTCGATCTCGAGATTATTAGTTAATGATAGATCCATCCCATCATAATTTTGGTATTAAATTGTTGAATTTAGATGCATAAAGATCGATAAGGATGCCATGTTTGATGCTTCAAAGCAAAGAAGTGTGAGAAAAAGAAATACACCTAGTTTTCGAAATTtccttatttatatatatatatatataaccgaGTAATAAATCGATaagtaacaaaaaataaattaagctCCGACTTCCCGTGCAACGTAGCCACAACTCGAACCAGAGCAACCGATTTTTTCATCACTCCCTTCTTCACCATATCCTCgttttcctctctttctctctctagaagaGAGCTATGGTTCAAACTTCTCTCTCTATACTCTCTTCAACATCTCCATCTCCATTTCCTTCAAATTTCAACTCCGATTCACCTTCCACCTCGTTTCATTCCTTCCGACGAATTCCTCGTTTTCCGAATCTCAAGGTCTTCTTATCGAAGCAGCAGCTATTGGTCGATAATAATGACTCGGCAGAGCAATTTTTGGGGAATAATTCGATTGCTGATTTCATGAGGTTTAAACAAGGTACTAGCGCCGATGATAGAGTTAGCACCGCTGAGTTGCAAACCGCTGTTGTTACTTATAAGAAGAAGTTCCCTTGGTCTCTTCTTCAACCTTTTCTCCAGGTAAAATAAAATGTTTCGAACTGAACTTTCTGGAATTTTCAGAGattgtgtgtgcgcgcgcgcgcgcgAGTCTGTGTGTATGTATGAGTGTGTGTGCGCGTACGCGAGTGTGTATATTTTGTGAGGTTAAAAACTAATTTACACAATCGGGTCACTTAAAAGTCAATTGTAGGTAATTCAATTTAATAAGCATTCATTCATAACCTACACGAAATGGTAAGTAACCGGATAGTGTAAAAATCATTACACTGTAAGTCAgtgcatataacttaaatccGTATCTTATttagtttaagttatatacaccaTTAGTATAAggattttttcacaaaattaggtcaccTTTGCATGTTGTAGCAGTTAACGTGTCTTAATTTCAAGTCTACAAATCCCACATTTTACATTATAAGGTAAGCGGCTTACTTGTAGATTTATTTTGGGTGACCTGATGGTGTAAAAACTTTTTTGCATTGACTGTGTATTTAGGACTTCGATGTGAGTCATATTGCAAATGAATTGAACATTTGGCTATGTTTGAGTTTGGTTTTGAAGTTTGATTGTGATTTTGAAATTTTGATTGTGTAGGTTGATTTGGTGTCGACAATACACATTGCTGATAAAGAGTAAGTTCATGTCCCTCAGAatccagaaaatattttttggagctTGATGTTATGTTGATATGAAGTGAGATTATGTCTATTACTAGTCACTGGCTTCCGTGTAAAACTCCAGATTGAGTAATATGAATTCACCGTCAATAAATTGAAGAAGCTAAGATTATGTTGATTTATGATGGTTACTCTTGAACATGGTAGCATCTATGTGGTATGTGAAACACCAAAATGTGAGAATTAAATTAATCAACATTTCATTTATTTAAGACGTTTAACCTAAAATCTGATTATTAGATTAGTCAGTTAAATTTATAGAATTAGGCTACAAGCAATTTGAATTAAACCAACagtatgatttttttttctagtAATGAATAAGAAAGCAATAGAACTACATAAACAAAAGTAGTGAAATAAAGTAAAGAATTTCTTATTGAGCAATCCTTGGTTGAAGAAAGCTGTTGAACGACGCTTGTAATTGAGAGAAAGGTGTGCAGTGATTTCTGTATGTTAATAGTATGAGTAGTAGAATGAGAATGGGGGTACAATCGCGGGAAAGGGGGGATATTTATAGTACAAGCTAATTGTAACTGCCCCTAGAATCTAATGTTGATGGCAACTTTTTGTAAAGGCAAGCACACGAGACGTTAGGAATTAGAAATGCGTATGATAAACAGCTAGTTATTAGTCTGCACAACTCAGATTGTATGAATGAAGAGTAATAGATTGGATAATGTTGCTCATTTTGTAGTTTCTCTCAAATGGTGATGAATAATGTCAAAGTGGTAACTGTGTTACCCTATATTTACAGATTTTTTGCTATGCATTTAACGATTATAATATGGAGGTGAAATTCTGAAGATTCTGTTGTTAAATCTACTTGTCCTTTTGTTTGGTGATGTGGTAAAGTAAGTGCCAAAAGGAATCCATATTTCCCTCTTATGTAGTGTGGATAACAAAGAAGCTTAGTAGCCATGGCTTGAGCTAGACAACAACTACAACAACGAAGCCTCAATCCCAAGTTAGTTAGGGTAGGCTGTGTGAATCCTTACTATCTGTTTTGCTCAATTTGAAAATTCTTGAACACTAGAAGTTCTATACATTTTCTACTAACATACATATCTCTAATAGATTAAAAGACTCTTAGGAAACATTGAATCTAACATAAACTTACCAACAATGAATTTTTCCTTCTATTGTGTTCTATTTCTTGCTAGCATGGATTTTAAGATATAGAGGAACTTCATTCCATGTGATTTTAGGTCTATGTCATCCCCTTTTAATACCTTTTCATGGTTTACACCTATAAACCGGTGCTTTTGGAGGGCTACTTATAATATGACCAAACCATTTCATACGACATTCTTTGATTCAAAAAGGGTCCTGATCTATGTCCTATTGAAAGTTGTCCAAAAGGAGCTTATTCATTTCCTCTTTGTACATTAGATCCTTGAATGTAGGAAATCAGATGTTGCATTTGTTGGGGCCTTAAAGAAGGATGGCTAGTTACAACTACAACTATTCACATAAGGAATTTTGTACTACAAGTCTTTTTCCTTCTATTCGGATGTTTTTTGCTAATATATATGCTATACCTTTTATTTGAATGGGGTCATCTCTAATCTTGTCTAATTGTGTGTGACCATCTCATAGATCCCTGAATGCTATTTATATTTTTGTCCTACTTAGATCCTTGGAGTTGTAGACACTTCATTTGATACCCAGGTAATAATTGGAAAACATATTGAAGTCACACTTGTGGACGGCGGCTATTCAGTTAATTCTCTTCTTGCGAACAGAGATCAGATCCCGGGGTTGGGGGATGCTATTTTCTTTGACTTCTTCTTTGTCCTTTTTAGATCCTTGAAtgctatttatattttttttttcatcacTATTTTCTTATTTCTCACAACTTATTTTTGAATCATAAATATTTGAGCATATCAGACATAATCTTCTTTTGGCTTCCCACATGGTGTCCGGTATCTCCGTTAAAGTTTCAATTAATATGGATTCGCGCGTTAGGCCCATTAAAGGGGGAAGCCGAGAAGCGTTAccatgttt
This window encodes:
- the LOC107829695 gene encoding uncharacterized protein LOC107829695, encoding MQKPRDRRSRSSRPITIHSLAQSGDVFAFQKLLNDNPSLLNERNPVMVQTPLHVAAGYNNVEILKFLLGWPGPEKVELEAKNMYGETPLHMAAKNGCNEATKVLLAHGAHVEAKANNGMTPLHLAVWHSLRAEDYSTVKTLLEYDANCSAEDNEGMTPINHLSQGPGNEKLRELLHRYLEEQRKRKAIEACSQTKAKMDELENELSTIVGLDELKLQLRKWAKGMLLDERRKALGLKVGARRPPHMAFLGNPGTGKTMVARILGKLLHMVGILPTDNVTEVQRTDLVGEFVGHTGPKTRRKIQEAEGGILFVDEAYRLIPMQKSDDKDYGLEALEEIMSVMDSGKIVVIFAGYSEPMKRVITSNEGFCRRVTKFFQFDNFSSEDLAKILHLKMTNQADSSLLYGFKLHPSCTVDTVSSLIKDETTEKQRKEMNGGLVDPMLVNARENLDLRLSFDCIDSDELSTITLEDLKTGLQLLSQTGVAA